From a region of the Latilactobacillus sakei genome:
- a CDS encoding glycosyltransferase: MKILLLGDKKLSNEVGAIIVTFNPDINGLKRNINAIYNQVDRVVIVDNGSNNLDDIKELLQVLKMNVDIIDLGQNLGIAAAQNRAISSLDDLGFNWVVTLDQDSEMAEKSIQKLKATSQYEDKDTGILAAQYNDSKWTEEQRKNKLDERYDQVVQKKMVIASGNLVNIKAWRAVQGYDEWMFIDQVDFDFNAKLLLAGYKIWQVNNVVMDHAVGDVIQKPMLSRLLLFPKKAIFSDHSAFREYYIQRNTIIYSKRYPEFRRHKYQVIVSMIQSRRILVYSGPRVKKLISAWKGIVDGIKYRPEDDIKFKEFRQSLNNRRTKNEN, translated from the coding sequence ATCAAAATATTATTATTAGGGGATAAAAAATTGAGTAATGAAGTTGGCGCAATTATAGTTACTTTTAATCCAGATATAAATGGATTAAAAAGAAATATTAATGCGATTTATAATCAGGTTGATAGAGTTGTAATTGTAGATAATGGATCGAATAATTTAGATGATATAAAAGAATTGTTACAAGTATTGAAAATGAATGTAGATATAATTGATCTTGGACAAAATTTAGGTATTGCAGCTGCACAGAATAGAGCGATTTCAAGTTTAGATGATTTAGGATTTAATTGGGTAGTTACACTTGATCAAGACTCTGAAATGGCAGAGAAATCTATTCAAAAACTAAAAGCAACTAGTCAATATGAAGACAAAGATACTGGAATATTAGCAGCGCAATATAATGATTCCAAGTGGACAGAAGAACAAAGAAAAAACAAATTAGATGAACGATATGACCAAGTTGTGCAGAAAAAAATGGTAATCGCCTCTGGAAATTTAGTCAATATTAAAGCATGGAGAGCTGTACAAGGCTATGATGAATGGATGTTTATTGATCAAGTTGATTTTGATTTTAATGCTAAACTATTGTTAGCAGGTTACAAAATTTGGCAGGTTAATAATGTAGTTATGGATCATGCGGTTGGGGATGTTATTCAAAAACCTATGTTATCAAGGCTTTTGTTATTTCCTAAAAAAGCTATTTTTTCAGACCATTCCGCATTTCGGGAATATTATATTCAACGTAATACTATTATATATTCTAAGCGATATCCGGAATTTAGACGTCACAAGTATCAGGTAATTGTTAGTATGATTCAGTCTAGAAGAATTTTAGTGTATTCAGGACCTAGAGTTAAGAAATTGATATCGGCCTGGAAGGGCATTGTAGACGGGATTAAGTATCGACCAGAGGATGATATAAAATTCAAGGAATTTAGACAAAGCCTGAATAACAGGAGAACTAAAAATGAGAATTAA
- the rfbD gene encoding dTDP-4-dehydrorhamnose reductase — translation MKILITGANGQLGTELRHLLDENQIEYIGTDAAELDITNAEVVNAYFETNKPELVYHCAAYTAVDAAEEEPGKSINYKVNVVGTQNIANAAEAVGATLVYISTDYVFDGTNDQMYTEETPAAPKNEYGRTKLAGEEAVANTMSKYYIIRTSWVFGEYGKNFVYTMLNLSKTHDHLTVVSDQVGRPTWTRTLAEFMLYSVKNDVPYGLYQLSNDNSCTWYEFASEILKDKDVEVSPVTSDEYPQKAFRPRHSIMDLTKIKATGFEVPTWQDALQKFISSVED, via the coding sequence ATGAAAATTTTAATTACTGGTGCCAATGGTCAATTAGGAACCGAATTACGTCATTTATTAGATGAAAATCAAATCGAATATATAGGAACAGATGCTGCTGAATTGGATATCACGAATGCAGAAGTAGTTAATGCTTATTTTGAAACTAACAAACCAGAATTAGTTTATCACTGTGCTGCTTATACAGCCGTTGATGCAGCCGAAGAAGAACCGGGCAAGTCAATCAACTACAAAGTAAATGTCGTTGGGACACAAAATATTGCTAATGCTGCAGAAGCAGTTGGAGCAACATTAGTTTACATCAGTACAGATTATGTATTCGATGGCACTAATGACCAAATGTATACAGAAGAAACACCAGCAGCACCTAAAAACGAATATGGTCGGACAAAATTAGCAGGTGAAGAAGCTGTTGCTAATACGATGAGCAAATATTACATCATCCGGACATCATGGGTCTTTGGTGAATATGGTAAGAATTTTGTTTACACCATGTTGAACCTTTCTAAGACACACGATCATTTAACAGTTGTTAGTGATCAAGTTGGCCGGCCAACTTGGACCCGGACATTGGCTGAATTCATGTTATATTCCGTTAAAAACGACGTCCCTTATGGTTTATACCAACTTTCAAATGATAATTCATGTACTTGGTATGAATTTGCGAGCGAAATCTTGAAGGATAAGGATGTAGAAGTGAGCCCCGTTACGTCAGACGAATATCCACAAAAAGCTTTCCGTCCAAGACATTCAATCATGGACTTGACGAAGATTAAAGCAACCGGTTTTGAAGTACCAACATGGCAAGATGCATTACAGAAATTCATTAGTAGTGTAGAAGACTAA
- the rfbC gene encoding dTDP-4-dehydrorhamnose 3,5-epimerase codes for MGKLKVTTTKLQDVKIIEPAVFGDHRGFFTESYSDRDFKEAGIDIDFIQDNHSLSTQAGVLRGLHFQRGKAAQTKLIRVVTGAVLDVIVDVRAGSPTYKKWEGYILSASNHRQLLVPKGFAHGFVTLTDNVNFLYKCDGYYDAAADGGISFKTPELNIDWPIDFDQAITSEKDANQPTFTEFEKDNPFVYGEI; via the coding sequence ATGGGAAAATTAAAAGTAACAACAACTAAATTACAAGATGTTAAAATTATTGAACCAGCTGTTTTTGGTGATCACCGTGGTTTCTTTACAGAATCATATTCAGACCGTGATTTTAAAGAAGCTGGAATTGATATCGATTTTATTCAAGACAACCATTCATTATCAACTCAAGCTGGTGTCTTACGTGGCTTACATTTCCAACGTGGCAAAGCTGCTCAAACAAAACTAATCCGAGTTGTGACAGGTGCTGTTTTAGACGTCATCGTGGATGTGCGTGCCGGTTCACCAACTTACAAGAAATGGGAAGGCTATATTCTTTCAGCAAGTAACCATCGTCAATTATTAGTACCAAAGGGGTTCGCCCACGGTTTTGTGACGTTAACCGATAACGTTAACTTCTTATACAAATGTGATGGCTATTACGATGCAGCAGCTGATGGTGGGATTTCATTTAAGACCCCAGAATTAAATATTGACTGGCCAATCGATTTTGACCAAGCGATTACATCTGAAAAAGATGCGAACCAACCAACCTTTACAGAATTCGAAAAAGACAACCCATTTGTTTACGGTGAAATTTAA
- a CDS encoding exopolysaccharide biosynthesis protein, protein MGLFRKEKKLDQDSMKEGVGLITLTSPTSVIAEQFRTIRTNIQFSSIDQKLRSLVFTSSGPSQGKSTISANVAVTWADQGVNVLLVDADMRRPTVHQTFQVPNKKGLTSLLTEDEFDFNTTIQKTPVEHLFVLPCGVVPPNPSELLNTKKMDKLIIELTKHFDLVIFDAPPVISVTDAQILASKVDGTILVAPQGIADKRSVIKSKELLDVVHARILGTIMNRVKPENTGGYYGGYYGGYYGAEESKK, encoded by the coding sequence ATGGGATTATTTAGAAAAGAAAAGAAATTAGATCAAGATAGTATGAAAGAAGGAGTGGGGTTAATTACTTTAACCTCACCTACTTCAGTGATTGCCGAACAATTCCGGACGATCCGGACGAATATCCAATTCTCATCAATTGATCAAAAATTAAGAAGCCTGGTTTTTACCTCATCAGGTCCTTCACAAGGTAAATCAACAATCAGCGCGAACGTCGCGGTTACTTGGGCTGATCAAGGGGTAAATGTATTATTGGTGGATGCAGATATGCGTCGTCCCACAGTACATCAAACCTTCCAAGTCCCTAACAAAAAAGGATTAACCTCGTTATTGACTGAAGATGAATTTGATTTCAATACAACGATTCAAAAAACGCCGGTTGAACATCTATTCGTGTTACCTTGTGGCGTCGTACCACCGAATCCATCAGAATTGTTAAATACGAAGAAGATGGATAAGTTAATTATTGAGTTAACGAAACATTTTGATCTTGTCATTTTCGATGCACCACCCGTTATTTCAGTAACCGATGCACAAATCTTAGCAAGCAAAGTGGATGGCACGATTTTAGTGGCGCCACAGGGTATTGCTGATAAACGTTCTGTTATTAAGTCTAAAGAATTATTAGATGTGGTTCACGCACGGATTTTGGGGACAATCATGAATCGCGTGAAACCAGAAAATACAGGCGGTTATTACGGTGGCTATTATGGTGGTTACTATGGTGCCGAAGAGTCTAAGAAATAG
- the rfbB gene encoding dTDP-glucose 4,6-dehydratase, whose translation MKNIIVTGGAGFIGSNFVHYVVNNHPEVHITVLDKLTYAGNRANLAGLPADRVELVVGDICDAELVDKLVQKTDAVVHYAAESHNDNSLKDPSPFIQTNIIGSYTLIEACRKYNVRYHHVSTDEVYGDLPLREDLPGHGEGAGEKFTPETRYNPSSPYSSSKASSDLLVRAWVRSFGLQATISNCSNNYGPYQHIEKFIPRQITNVLSGIRPKLYGSGQNVRDWIHTNDHSSAVWAILTKGKIGETYLIGADGEQNNKDVLELLLELMGQPKDAYDQVKDRPGHDLRYAIDSSKLREELGWQPEFTDFKSGLQHTIDWYRDNEDWWQAEKAAVEANYAKNGQ comes from the coding sequence ATGAAAAATATTATTGTTACCGGCGGCGCCGGTTTTATCGGTTCTAATTTTGTCCACTATGTTGTTAACAATCATCCAGAGGTTCACATAACGGTTTTGGATAAGTTAACTTATGCAGGGAATCGTGCGAACTTAGCTGGTTTACCAGCAGATCGTGTAGAATTAGTGGTTGGCGACATTTGTGACGCTGAATTAGTCGATAAGTTGGTTCAAAAGACGGATGCGGTTGTGCACTATGCTGCAGAAAGTCACAACGACAACTCCTTAAAAGATCCATCACCTTTCATTCAAACTAATATTATTGGCTCATATACTTTAATTGAAGCTTGTCGTAAATATAACGTGCGTTATCATCACGTTTCAACCGATGAAGTTTATGGTGATTTACCATTGCGGGAAGACTTACCAGGTCATGGTGAAGGTGCTGGCGAGAAATTCACGCCTGAAACACGTTATAACCCAAGTAGCCCTTACTCATCATCAAAAGCTAGTTCAGATTTATTAGTGCGTGCCTGGGTCCGTTCATTCGGTCTACAAGCCACTATTTCAAATTGTTCTAATAACTATGGCCCTTATCAACACATTGAGAAATTTATTCCACGTCAAATTACTAACGTGTTAAGTGGTATTCGTCCCAAACTTTATGGTTCAGGGCAAAACGTTCGTGATTGGATTCATACGAATGACCACTCAAGCGCTGTTTGGGCCATCTTAACTAAAGGTAAAATCGGTGAAACTTATTTAATCGGTGCTGACGGTGAGCAAAACAACAAAGATGTCTTGGAATTACTCTTAGAATTAATGGGCCAACCTAAAGATGCTTATGATCAAGTTAAAGACCGTCCTGGGCATGATTTACGTTATGCGATTGACTCAAGCAAGTTACGCGAAGAATTAGGCTGGCAACCAGAATTTACTGATTTCAAATCAGGCTTACAACATACCATCGATTGGTATCGTGATAACGAAGACTGGTGGCAAGCAGAAAAAGCAGCAGTTGAAGCCAACTATGCTAAAAATGGTCAATAA
- a CDS encoding multidrug MFS transporter: protein MEMQKQDTSRASIENTRQVMLFNQAVLDQRYIYRGLKRLFDIVASLAGLIILSPLFLVLAIWIKVDDPAGGVFYSQTRLGLKQKKFKMYKFRSMCSDADQKLKDLLKYNEVEGAMFKMKEDPRITKVGHFIRKYSIDELPQLWNVLVGDMTLVGPRPPLEREIKEYTDYDWQRLMVKPGCTGLWQVSGRNSIGFHEMVELDLKYIRKSSLVYDLGILFRTVKIMIMPNDAY, encoded by the coding sequence ATGGAGATGCAAAAGCAGGATACTAGTCGGGCGTCGATTGAAAATACGCGCCAAGTAATGCTTTTTAATCAGGCTGTTTTAGATCAGCGATATATTTATCGCGGCCTAAAACGTTTATTCGATATTGTTGCCAGTTTGGCGGGGTTAATTATATTAAGCCCGCTATTTTTGGTACTTGCGATTTGGATCAAAGTTGATGATCCAGCTGGTGGTGTTTTCTACTCACAGACTCGGTTGGGTTTAAAACAAAAGAAATTTAAAATGTATAAGTTTAGATCAATGTGCAGCGATGCTGATCAAAAATTAAAAGACCTTCTTAAATATAATGAGGTTGAAGGTGCTATGTTTAAGATGAAAGAAGATCCCAGGATTACGAAAGTTGGGCATTTTATTCGTAAATATAGTATTGACGAATTGCCACAATTGTGGAACGTCTTAGTTGGTGATATGACACTTGTTGGACCACGACCTCCATTGGAACGAGAAATTAAAGAATATACCGATTATGACTGGCAACGATTAATGGTTAAGCCTGGTTGTACCGGGTTGTGGCAGGTAAGTGGTCGTAATAGTATTGGGTTCCATGAGATGGTTGAATTGGATTTAAAATATATTAGAAAAAGTAGTTTGGTTTATGATTTGGGTATTCTCTTCAGAACAGTCAAAATTATGATTATGCCAAATGATGCGTACTGA
- a CDS encoding transporter, whose product MMNKSRSKAALVNSSVATIAQVVLILAQFVSRTIFIKTLGSEYLGLNGLFVNLLSMLNLAELGVGNAITFSLFKPLADNNKAQVSAIMRLLKKWYRMIAIIVLLGGVVLMPFIPNLIHKPVFSDMQLWLFFFLALMGTISTYLLSYKRTLLIANQEGYINTINTVGFSVGQQIIQIVFLIVYPNFYIYLIIQLLANLFSNINISRLVDKKYPYLKDFNISVDKDVLKYFKKNVTGMISAKLGGVVVNGTDNLVISFFLGLATVGKYANYTLITTGLTAILTQAVSAVSASVGNLAVSKNDSKEKEVRVFNQYFSITIIVSLIMAVGIAAFSTAFVTLWIGEGYVLSRLTVFLISLNFFIQAVRQSVITYANSYGLYWQQRYKPIFESVLNLLVSIILIKYTGLGLSAVLIGTIASNILVNLWWEPYVVFKYGFQQKVTRFLFQYYVLIITGGLVLEGVLFIGYQISNILFAVLFTSVAIIISIGVIVSVIWILGIKIQIPKRIYKGGASR is encoded by the coding sequence ATGATGAATAAATCGAGAAGCAAGGCTGCATTAGTTAATTCATCGGTAGCAACTATAGCGCAAGTGGTATTAATATTGGCACAATTTGTATCAAGAACAATTTTTATAAAAACTTTGGGTAGCGAATATCTAGGATTAAATGGACTTTTTGTAAATTTATTAAGCATGTTAAATTTAGCAGAACTGGGCGTTGGAAACGCGATAACGTTTTCGTTATTTAAGCCTTTAGCTGATAATAATAAGGCACAAGTATCTGCAATCATGAGATTATTAAAAAAATGGTATAGAATGATCGCTATCATCGTTTTATTAGGTGGCGTAGTTCTTATGCCATTTATCCCTAATCTAATTCATAAGCCGGTATTTAGCGATATGCAATTGTGGTTGTTTTTCTTCCTAGCGTTGATGGGGACGATTTCAACATACCTATTAAGCTATAAAAGGACGTTATTAATTGCAAACCAGGAAGGTTATATTAATACCATTAATACAGTGGGATTTAGCGTTGGACAACAGATTATTCAAATTGTATTTTTAATTGTATATCCTAATTTTTATATTTATTTGATTATTCAGTTGTTGGCAAATCTTTTTTCAAATATTAATATCTCAAGATTAGTTGATAAAAAATATCCATATTTGAAAGATTTTAATATTTCTGTTGATAAAGATGTTTTAAAATATTTTAAAAAGAATGTAACTGGAATGATTTCTGCTAAATTAGGTGGAGTTGTTGTAAATGGTACTGATAATTTGGTGATTTCGTTTTTCTTGGGGTTAGCTACCGTTGGTAAATATGCAAATTATACTTTGATAACAACAGGACTTACCGCAATACTGACACAGGCAGTGTCTGCGGTATCTGCTTCAGTTGGTAATTTAGCAGTCTCTAAAAATGATAGTAAAGAGAAAGAAGTCCGAGTATTTAATCAATATTTTTCGATCACAATAATTGTTAGTTTGATAATGGCTGTAGGAATAGCCGCATTTTCAACGGCATTTGTAACATTATGGATTGGTGAGGGGTATGTGCTATCCCGTCTAACGGTTTTCTTAATTTCGCTGAACTTTTTTATACAAGCTGTTAGACAATCTGTAATTACCTATGCTAATTCCTATGGGCTTTACTGGCAACAAAGATATAAGCCAATATTTGAATCAGTGCTTAACCTATTAGTTTCTATAATCCTAATTAAGTATACTGGTTTAGGATTATCGGCCGTTTTAATAGGAACAATAGCAAGTAATATTTTAGTTAATCTTTGGTGGGAACCGTACGTTGTGTTTAAATATGGATTCCAACAAAAGGTTACTAGGTTTTTGTTCCAATATTATGTATTAATTATAACTGGTGGATTAGTTCTAGAAGGGGTATTGTTTATTGGGTATCAAATTAGTAATATATTATTTGCAGTACTATTTACGAGCGTAGCAATTATTATTTCTATCGGCGTAATAGTTTCTGTTATTTGGATCTTAGGTATTAAAATTCAAATACCGAAAAGGATATATAAAGGGGGAGCTTCAAGATGA
- the rfbA gene encoding glucose-1-phosphate thymidylyltransferase yields the protein MKGIILAGGSGTRLYPITKAVSKQLIPVYDKPMIYYPMSALMLAGIQDIMIISTPTDTPRFEELFGDGHDLGLNIEYAVQDKPNGLAEAFIIGADFIGDDSVCLILGDNIYYGGGLSEMLQRTAQKEVGATVFGYHVNDPERFGVVDFDENMHAKSIIEKPEHPASNYAVTGLYFYDNQVVEIAKNIKPSPRGELEITDINKAYLEKGQLDVELMGRGFAWLDTGTHDSLHEASSFIATVQKRQNLKVACLEEIAYRMNYIDKAKVIELAQPLKKNDYGQYLLRLVKED from the coding sequence ATGAAAGGTATCATTCTAGCAGGTGGATCAGGAACACGTTTATATCCAATTACAAAAGCAGTTTCAAAGCAACTTATCCCGGTTTATGATAAACCGATGATTTATTATCCAATGTCAGCTTTAATGTTAGCTGGCATTCAGGATATCATGATTATTTCCACACCAACTGATACGCCACGTTTCGAAGAATTATTTGGTGATGGACATGATCTAGGTTTAAACATTGAATATGCGGTTCAGGATAAACCAAACGGTTTAGCTGAAGCATTTATTATTGGGGCCGATTTTATCGGTGATGATTCAGTTTGCTTAATTTTAGGTGATAACATCTATTATGGTGGTGGACTATCAGAAATGCTACAAAGAACAGCCCAAAAAGAAGTCGGTGCGACGGTCTTTGGTTATCATGTTAATGATCCAGAACGTTTTGGGGTCGTTGATTTTGATGAAAACATGCATGCGAAATCAATTATCGAAAAACCAGAACATCCAGCCAGTAATTACGCGGTGACAGGCTTGTACTTCTACGACAATCAAGTTGTTGAGATTGCTAAAAATATCAAACCATCACCACGTGGTGAACTTGAAATTACCGATATTAACAAGGCTTACCTTGAAAAGGGGCAGTTAGATGTTGAACTAATGGGCCGGGGCTTTGCTTGGTTAGATACTGGGACTCACGATTCATTACATGAGGCCAGCAGTTTTATTGCAACCGTTCAAAAGCGGCAAAACTTAAAGGTTGCTTGTTTAGAAGAAATTGCTTACCGAATGAACTATATCGATAAGGCAAAAGTGATTGAATTGGCGCAACCGCTTAAGAAAAATGATTATGGCCAATATTTATTGAGATTAGTAAAAGAAGATTAG
- the galU gene encoding UTP--glucose-1-phosphate uridylyltransferase gives MKVRKAVIPAAGLGTRFLPATKAMAKEMLPIVDKPTIQFIVEEAKASGIEDILIITGKGKRPIEDHFDSAPELEQNLKAKNKTKMLKMVNETTDMGVNLYFIRQSHPNGLGDAVRLAKSFVADEPFVVMLGDDLMEDEVPLSKQLINEYEETHASQLAVMKVPHSEVDKYGVINPENKVKDDLYNVKNFVEKPDVDKAPSDLAIIGRYLLTPEIFDVLENQKPGLGGEIQLTDAIDELNKTQRVFAHEFKGRRYDVGNKFGYLETSIEYGLKHPEVKDDLKKYIIKLGEELKQSEKKENK, from the coding sequence ATGAAAGTACGCAAAGCAGTTATTCCAGCAGCCGGTTTAGGAACACGTTTCTTACCAGCCACTAAAGCAATGGCCAAAGAAATGTTGCCAATTGTTGATAAACCAACGATCCAATTTATCGTTGAAGAAGCAAAAGCTTCAGGTATCGAAGATATTTTAATTATTACTGGTAAGGGCAAACGGCCAATCGAAGATCACTTCGATTCAGCACCTGAACTGGAACAAAACTTAAAAGCTAAGAACAAGACGAAGATGTTGAAGATGGTTAATGAAACCACTGACATGGGCGTTAATCTTTATTTCATTCGCCAATCACATCCTAATGGTTTAGGGGATGCTGTTCGTCTTGCGAAGTCTTTCGTGGCTGACGAACCTTTCGTGGTCATGTTAGGTGATGACTTGATGGAAGATGAAGTGCCATTGAGCAAACAATTAATTAACGAATATGAAGAAACACATGCCTCACAATTGGCTGTTATGAAAGTGCCACACAGCGAAGTTGACAAGTATGGTGTCATTAACCCTGAAAACAAGGTTAAAGATGATTTATACAATGTTAAGAACTTCGTTGAAAAGCCAGATGTTGATAAGGCACCTAGTGATTTAGCCATTATCGGTCGTTACTTATTAACACCGGAAATTTTTGATGTCCTAGAAAATCAAAAACCAGGCCTTGGTGGCGAAATTCAATTAACAGATGCGATCGACGAATTGAACAAGACACAACGCGTCTTCGCGCACGAATTCAAGGGCCGTCGTTACGATGTTGGTAACAAGTTCGGTTACTTAGAAACAAGTATCGAATACGGTTTAAAACACCCCGAAGTTAAAGATGATTTAAAGAAATACATCATCAAGTTGGGTGAAGAATTAAAACAAAGCGAAAAGAAAGAAAATAAATAG
- a CDS encoding sigma-70 family RNA polymerase sigma factor: MTKSNQAAFNLLLQDDNFIYGALKSLHINRYHENFDDLYQEALLTFIDAYQRFPGDPETQEHEFIVYAYQAIKWATMRHFRQENGRKKQIGFVNRLSEDDALMDYLDQISDPHCAPDNAVIYNELFEKLYQVCDPRERRFLVLRYFANASLKEIAADLNITRRTANNIKFRVQKKFSNLLVD, translated from the coding sequence ATGACCAAATCTAACCAAGCCGCTTTCAACCTCTTACTCCAAGATGACAACTTTATTTATGGTGCCCTTAAATCGCTCCATATTAACCGTTATCACGAGAATTTCGATGATCTCTACCAAGAAGCCCTCTTAACCTTTATCGATGCCTATCAGCGCTTCCCAGGCGATCCTGAGACCCAGGAGCACGAATTCATCGTCTACGCCTACCAAGCGATTAAATGGGCCACCATGCGGCACTTCAGACAAGAAAACGGTCGAAAGAAACAAATCGGCTTCGTTAACCGACTATCTGAAGACGATGCCCTAATGGACTACCTCGATCAGATCAGTGATCCCCACTGCGCCCCAGATAATGCCGTCATCTATAACGAACTCTTCGAAAAACTCTACCAGGTCTGCGACCCGCGTGAACGTCGCTTCCTAGTCCTACGCTACTTTGCCAACGCCAGCCTAAAAGAAATCGCCGCGGACTTAAACATCACACGGCGAACAGCTAATAATATTAAATTTAGGGTGCAGAAAAAGTTTAGTAATCTATTAGTAGATTAA
- a CDS encoding dTMP kinase, with amino-acid sequence MDGNFITFEGPDGAGKTSVLEAIVPKISSLIEQEIVVTREPGGNNISESIRNLILDIDNSEMDSRTEALLYAAARRQHIVERIQPALNRKAIVICDRFVDSSIAYQGAGRSIGEKLISDMNLFATDGLTPDLTIYLDVPSEVGLERIQKNRQNQYDRLDHEKLDFHKKVRKSYQNLMRNNTDRIKMIDATQPFSEVVDNCMRELLKFLDN; translated from the coding sequence ATGGATGGAAATTTTATCACGTTTGAAGGACCTGATGGAGCTGGAAAAACTAGTGTTTTGGAAGCGATAGTACCTAAAATAAGCTCACTTATAGAACAAGAAATAGTTGTTACTCGTGAGCCTGGTGGAAATAATATTTCAGAATCTATTAGAAACTTGATTCTAGACATTGATAATAGTGAAATGGATTCAAGAACAGAAGCGTTGTTGTATGCCGCCGCTAGACGTCAACATATAGTTGAAAGAATACAACCAGCATTAAATAGAAAAGCGATTGTTATATGCGATAGATTCGTTGATAGTTCAATAGCGTATCAAGGTGCTGGAAGAAGTATTGGAGAAAAACTTATTTCCGATATGAATTTATTCGCAACGGATGGATTAACTCCTGATTTGACTATATATCTTGATGTTCCATCTGAAGTTGGTTTGGAACGAATTCAAAAGAATAGACAGAATCAATATGATAGATTAGACCATGAAAAATTAGACTTCCATAAGAAAGTTAGAAAGTCTTATCAAAACTTGATGAGAAACAATACTGACAGAATAAAAATGATTGATGCAACTCAGCCATTCTCTGAGGTAGTTGATAATTGTATGAGAGAATTATTAAAGTTCTTAGACAATTAG
- a CDS encoding rhamnosyltransferase gives MMRTELERIEMKIGLAIPTYNAGTNLNDVLEKIVKSSINIDRKIIVDSESKDQTVAIAKDKNFEIYSIQQKTFTHGLVRKKISEILSDCDYIIYMTQDVYVEPTALENLVKYIAEHPIMAIAYGKQSVDMNKTDIFEKKDRSFNYPDYDMEKSYADKEQLGIKTVFSSDAFAIYRRAVLLEVNNFPEKLNFSEDMYMAAKVVKAGYTVGYCSKAIVIHSHSYTLKDQFRRYQSIGEFHGQNKWIQEEFGTNEKEGLKSVFSEWKYLIRNNKPLKIPYSIMRTGVKYLGYKSGTRKGKN, from the coding sequence ATGATGCGTACTGAGTTGGAGAGAATAGAAATGAAAATTGGATTAGCAATTCCTACTTATAATGCAGGAACAAATTTGAATGATGTATTAGAAAAGATAGTTAAATCAAGTATAAATATTGACAGAAAAATAATTGTTGATTCTGAATCCAAGGATCAGACAGTCGCAATTGCAAAAGATAAAAACTTTGAAATATACAGTATACAGCAGAAAACATTTACGCATGGGTTAGTTAGAAAAAAAATATCTGAGATATTATCTGATTGTGATTATATTATTTATATGACTCAAGATGTTTATGTTGAACCTACGGCATTAGAGAATTTAGTGAAATATATAGCGGAACATCCTATTATGGCTATTGCGTATGGAAAACAGTCTGTTGATATGAATAAAACCGATATTTTTGAAAAAAAAGATAGAAGCTTCAATTATCCTGATTATGATATGGAAAAATCTTATGCCGATAAAGAGCAGCTTGGAATCAAAACTGTTTTTTCATCTGATGCTTTTGCAATCTATAGAAGAGCTGTTTTATTAGAAGTAAATAATTTTCCAGAAAAATTAAATTTTTCAGAAGATATGTATATGGCAGCGAAAGTCGTGAAGGCTGGTTATACAGTTGGATATTGCTCTAAAGCAATTGTAATACATTCACATAGCTATACGCTCAAAGATCAGTTTAGAAGGTACCAAAGTATAGGTGAGTTCCATGGACAAAATAAATGGATACAAGAAGAATTTGGTACAAACGAGAAAGAAGGTTTAAAATCTGTTTTTTCAGAATGGAAATATTTAATTAGAAATAATAAACCACTTAAAATTCCCTATTCAATTATGAGAACAGGCGTTAAGTATTTAGGGTATAAGTCAGGAACACGTAAAGGGAAAAATTAG